The sequence below is a genomic window from Thioclava nitratireducens.
CGATCCGGGCGGTGGCTGATCGACGGGCGATCACCGCGCCGTCGCGGCGCAGCGCGATCTGGCCCGCGTAGGGACCTTTGGGCCAGCCGTCAGGCGGGGTCTTTTTGCCGACATAGCGGAAGAACCGGGCCTTGGGTGCGTCGACCTCGCTGGTCGTACTGATGCTGATCCCATCCGGGCCGGTGATCTCGAAACTGATCGTGTCTCCCGCACGCAGGCCGAAGCCGTAGCCCCAGAAGATGAGGGCGGGTCCGGTTTCGCGGGGCGGCGGCAGGGGGTCGCCGGCGAGGATCGCGTTGAAGCGCGGCGGTGCGGCGGTGAACCCGTTCGCGAGCCAGCCGCTTGGTGTGTAGGGGAAAGGATCGGACCAGAGACTCTGCGATGCGGCAGCCGCGCAGGTGTCCTGCATCTCAGGGTCGAAGGGATCAACGACCGTGCCCTCATGGCGCAGCGACAGATGCAGATGCGGGAATTCCGCCTGACCCGATTGGCCGACGAGGCCGAGCGGGGTGCCCGCCTCGACCCGCGCGCCACGTGCAACGGAAATCGAGCCTTCGCGCAGATGGCAATACTGAGTCTGCCAGCCGCGTCCTAGATCGATGACGATCCCGTTGCCGCATTCCTTGCCCGCGACCATTCGTCCGCTGACATAAGCCCCGTCGGGCTCTCCATCGCGGGTGGCGACGACCCGGCCCGGGGCGGCGGCGATCACCTTCACGCCCTCCTGCATCTGCGCTTCGGTCAGGAGCGCGAAATCGGTGCCCTTGTGGCCGTCATAGGTCAGCCCGCCGCAACCCGCATCGCGCGCGCCGGGACCGGGGTCGCGGTCGACGTAATTCTGGATGTAGCAATCCTGGCCAAGGGTGCAGTCGAC
It includes:
- a CDS encoding M23 family metallopeptidase encodes the protein MAGTFLFDAPTLQMPVDCTLGQDCYIQNYVDRDPGPGARDAGCGGLTYDGHKGTDFALLTEAQMQEGVKVIAAAPGRVVATRDGEPDGAYVSGRMVAGKECGNGIVIDLGRGWQTQYCHLREGSISVARGARVEAGTPLGLVGQSGQAEFPHLHLSLRHEGTVVDPFDPEMQDTCAAAASQSLWSDPFPYTPSGWLANGFTAAPPRFNAILAGDPLPPPRETGPALIFWGYGFGLRAGDTISFEITGPDGISISTTSEVDAPKARFFRYVGKKTPPDGWPKGPYAGQIALRRDGAVIARRSATARIE